From the genome of Ziziphus jujuba cultivar Dongzao chromosome 6, ASM3175591v1, one region includes:
- the LOC132804256 gene encoding uncharacterized protein LOC132804256 — MGERKLLSPEIVQVTVDKVNIIQAKLKAVQDRQKSYGDVRRKDLKFEELSRVHDVFHISMLRKYISDPSHVLETPEIELRDDLSYEEQPVQILGREEKRLRNKIIALVKVLRRNQIVEEATWEREDQMRSQYPYLFQN, encoded by the exons atGGGTGAAAGGAAACTTCTAAGCCCTGAGATTGTACAGGTGACAGTGGACAAGGTCAATATTATACAGGCCAAGTTGAAAGCAGTACAAGACAGGCAAAAGAGCTATGGGGATGTGCGTAGGAAAGATCTCAAGTTTGAG GAGCTTTCTCGAGTCCATGATGTTTTTCACATCTCCATGCTCCGCAAGTATATCTCAGACCCATCACATGTGTTGGAGACACCGGAGATTGAATTGAGGGATGACTTATCTTATGAGGAGCAGCCAGTGCAGATTTTAGGAAGGGAAGAGAAAAGGCTTCGCAACAAGATTATAGCTTTGGTGAAGGTCCTTCGGAGAAACCAAATTGTCGAGGAGGCGACTTGGGAGCGAGAGGATCAAATGCGGAGTCAGTATCCTTacctcttccaaaactaa